The following nucleotide sequence is from uncultured Draconibacterium sp..
TCTGGAGAGTGGAATTTAAATTTTCATCCGTAATCCCAATAATAGAAGGATTTACCATTTCGCCAATCTTTTTCGCATTATCAAGATATTGTTGTAACTGTATATAAAAATCAATTTGTAATTGAGTTAAATACTGTTCTTGTTCAATCTCTTCCAACTTTGCATAGATTAATTGGGCTTCTTGTCCCAGGTTCATCACTTGGTTGTTTGTTCGGTAATTACTGAAATTTTCCTCAGCGTTGCCCAAGGACTTTTTTATCCTCGAAAGCTGAGAATCAATGAATTCTACAGAATTTTCAGAATTTTCGTTTCTTTTTTCCATTCCTGAACGAATGAAAACTTTATTTAACTCATTAATAAAATCTGCTTCTTTTTGGGCATTCTCACCATTTACTGTTATGGAGATAATATCAGAATTAAGTTCTTCAAGTTCTATTTTCGTTTTATCAAGATATTGAGATGTGAGTGTGTTTACGTCATTGAACTTCAAAATATAGGTTTCTCCTACAAGACCATTAGCCTTATTTAATTGAAAATTAAAGAAATTATTGATCCAAAGTTCCCCAAATTTTACGGTCTCAGAAATATCAACATATTGAGCATAACCATTAAGATAAGTCTCTCCTTTAGCTTGTAATTTGTATTCATTATTATTAAGTACCTCTATCTCTATCTGTATGTTTTTTGCATTGTTAGCACCAGGAGGTAACACTAATTCAAATGGATCGCCATTATAAAGTTCGGCATTATACAACATTTTTTTTACGTACCATGAGTAATCCCAATTCAGATTTTCCAGAGCTTTTCTGTACAAGGTGTAGGACTGAAGTATTCCTATTTTATTTTCAATATTCGCTTTTTTCCCAAAATTTGACACTGAATTATCAAATGCTAGCACTGAGCTTAGTGGCCCCTCTTCATTTATGATTAATATTCTACTTTTTATTTGGAATATATTAGGAGAATTGCGATAATGGAAATAACCAATAAAAATACCAGTGATGCAAAAAGCTACAAACCATGGCCACTTTTTTAGATATCTAACCAGTACGGTCTTGGTTCTCTTTTTTTCTGCGGAGTCCATTATTTTTAATATATCTTCAATTTTTTCCATTATTAATAATTTTCGAGTTAATAGAATAAATTTCAGTAAATTTATACACGGATAAGCTGTTCTAGCTGTATTTATGAAGTTCTGGTTTATAAGTGATGTGCGCCAACTTTTTATATCTACATTTAGAATGTTGTCAGGATTGTTCCTGTTAGTTATTAATCATTAAATTAATAGCGATCATAAGAATCGATAAAGTGCCTAGAAGTAATGAATAGGTAGATGTGTTTTCACGATTTCTCTTAAGTTTGGAGGGAGGGATATATATCAAGTCGTTCGGCTGTAAATAGAAATACTCTGAGGAGAATATGCTGTTATCAGTTAAGTTTATTTTATGCGTGACAATCCTTTCTCCATAAGGTCTTTTTAATACAACCTTATTTAAGTCTGCGTAATTAGTTATGCCGTTCGCCATACTTATTGCATCCAAAATATTAATGCTTCCTTCATAACTGAAATAGATACCCGGATTTTGCACTTCTCCTAAAAACATTGACTTTATAATTTAAAAGTTTTACCTGAACGGTAGGTTCTACTAAATACTCTTCTGCTATTCTTCTAAGCTTAATCTTCTGCTTCTTCTAAACTCAAGTTGACAAGATTTAATTCTCCAAGTATTGGCAAAGTAACAATGCTATCGGCAGAAACCATGTAGCCATTTATATATGCGCTAGAAGGAGTACCATACATCTGAGCAGTACCGGCCGCGGTAAACCATCACCAGAGATGCTTGGATTAAAGAGTTGGTTAACTTCAGAATCAAGTGTTAAAACGCTTAAGTACAGATTGTCAAAAGGGTCCTTATTTTATGCTGAGGAGCTTCTTGGCGAATATTATACTGATTATAATCCTCCTGCAGTTTCCCTAAACATATAAATATCTTTAGTGGTTGTACACGAAGCGAATACGATAGTAACGATTAACGATAAAAATAATCTTGTTATTTTTTTCATATTATGCATCTTTGTTAATTGTTTTATAAATGGATAACTACAGTGAATACTATGAGAATATTCAATTTGCTATATGTCTCTATCTTAGAGTTGGAAGTGTTATTGTTTATTTGTCAGGAAAGTATTGTTCGTTCTACTCTTTTTTTGACAGAGTTATGAATTTGTCGATACAACACTTTTGGCCATCTGTTCATTCCCAAAAAAATATTTACATTCTCCTTTTGAGCAGTATTAATATACCAGGCAAATTCCTTTATCCCAAATTTTAAAGATTTTAGCACCATAGCCATAAGTTTAAATCTCATTTCTGGCTTCCCAATATCAACCATAAATTTGTATTGACGAATAGAAGCCAAGTATCGTGAGCGAGTGTTCTTCTTATTGGTTGTTTGGGTTAAAGATCCCTCCTTAAGTGTTAAACAGTAGGCAGGAAAGCTATCGGCGAAAATTTTATTCGCGTAATGTCCGCTTTTTAATGAAAACATCATATCATTAGATGCAGGTATCTCTTCAAACGTAATTGAATTATCTTGAATTAGTTTATTTTTTATTAGTTTTGAACTAGGTGGGATATGCCAATATCTTAAAATATCTTCTGCATTTTTCTTCCCTTCTAGAAAATTATAAATGAGTTTAGAATACCTTTCATCCCTGTTTGCTTCTTTTAACGTATCAGAATATACGCTGTTACCAGCAAAGTAAATAATATCATATTCTGATTCCTTATACTTGTCAAATTTTTGAAATGCACCTGGATTATAGAAATCATCAGCATCTAAAAAGAGTACCCATTTCCCAATAGCATCATTCAATCCGACATTTCTTGCATGCCCTGCACCTTTAGAGAGATCGGAATACAATAATTTTATTACGCTCTGTTTTCTAGTATTTAATAGTGCAAAGTCTATTTTATAAGTCGAGTTATCAATTATTAAAATTTGCACATCATTTCTGTCTGGAATTGATTCGACTGCTCTTTGAAGCAATTCAAAAGAATTTCGATGTGGAATAATAATGGAATAAGTAAATTGCATAGTTAAAGTTTCTTCGTTTAAAAACTATGAAGTACTAGTCTTGTATGATGTTGTAATCGAGAGTCCTTTGGTTAATTTTTACTTGATTTTATAGTAATTGGTTTTACGTCTAACAACTTGCCCTTCACTGTTGTAAAATCACACAGCTATATGCATTCTTTGAAAATAGTATTTTATCATTCTTAATATGTTACTCATTCTTGCTTCATGTTGTACGTGATAATCAAGAAGAATGAGAAAAACAAAAATTGCATAGTTATTAGCAAGATCTCCACTAACCTGGCTACAGAATAGAAAATAATAAACAAGGATTTTTAAATATGTATTAGTTTCATATAAACCATTGAACTGTCTTTTTACAAATAGGTGCTTTGATAATATGTAAATGAAGAATAAAAGTCCAAATATTCCATTCTCGTATATTAGTTCAATAAAAATATTATGTGGGTAAACTTTAATATCTTTGTGTAAAAGTAAAAAACCAAAATTTCCGGTACCCTTACCAAATAACAGTGATTTTTGTTCTATGTCAGAAATGGCAAGTTTCAGTAAATAAGGTCGCCCACCATTTACGTAATGTGCGTAATTAAAAAAACGCGATTCAAAAAAGTCCTGATATTTTATGGGTATCAGTTGGATTATATTTTCAGGATATAATAGTAAAAATCCCATCCCTAATATGGTAAACAAAAGAAATGTAACCTTTTGAGCACTTATCCTCTTATGCAATAATATAAAAACCAAAGGAGCCATGATCAAGGAAAGTATTGGCCCTTTTGAGGCGAACAAAACCATCATGGTGAATCCAAATGCGAATAAAATACTGAATATTATATATCTGGTTGTTGTCGATACTTTTAGATAGGATAAGATAAAAAATAATCCAATAAGATTAAAACCAATATATTGAGAAGTACTGATAACACTGAAAACTTCACCACCAACTTCACCTCTTTCTGTAGCAGCAAGAGTCATTCTTAGTACACCTCCAAAGGTGCCATAGAATGAAAAGTATGCAACCATGAATAATGCAAAGAAAAAAAGATTAAAGATTAGAAATGATTTAATATTAAGAATGACAAATTTGGCCACACAAGCTGCTAAAACTATAAATATAAGTAACGTGAATGATTTTTGTTGCCCATATGATGGGGCTCCTGAGTATAATGAGCCAAGAAATAAAAAGATAGTAAAAAGTAAAAGTAGAAAAGAATAGATATAATTTTCAAACATATTCTTTGTGAAAATACGATAACCTAGAGACAATACTAATACCAAGGCTATTGGTATTCCTATATTCATAATATGAAAAGCACCACCAGTGTATTTTAGAAATATTACAAATGAAAATAGGAATGTTATAATTTGAGGTATGTTTAACCACTTAGATAGCATGTCAAAGGCTTGATATAATAGATTCTAAATATTTAAATTTTCTAATAATGTTTGAGCGAAATTGTTAGGAGAATGTGATTCAATAAAACTATTATTATCGATCACTGGGTAATGGGTATTTAAACTTTTCTCTATCGCTTTTGCAATTTCTTCTGGTTCTACTCGCTCTACATGTTCTCCCATCCAATTGTTTTTTATCAATTCGCCAATTAATCCACTATTGCTATAAATAACAGGTTTTGTTGCAACTATGGCATGTCCTATAACTCCACTT
It contains:
- a CDS encoding O-antigen ligase family protein, producing MNIGIPIALVLVLSLGYRIFTKNMFENYIYSFLLLLFTIFLFLGSLYSGAPSYGQQKSFTLLIFIVLAACVAKFVILNIKSFLIFNLFFFALFMVAYFSFYGTFGGVLRMTLAATERGEVGGEVFSVISTSQYIGFNLIGLFFILSYLKVSTTTRYIIFSILFAFGFTMMVLFASKGPILSLIMAPLVFILLHKRISAQKVTFLLFTILGMGFLLLYPENIIQLIPIKYQDFFESRFFNYAHYVNGGRPYLLKLAISDIEQKSLLFGKGTGNFGFLLLHKDIKVYPHNIFIELIYENGIFGLLFFIYILSKHLFVKRQFNGLYETNTYLKILVYYFLFCSQVSGDLANNYAIFVFLILLDYHVQHEARMSNILRMIKYYFQRMHIAV
- a CDS encoding glycosyltransferase family A protein yields the protein MQFTYSIIIPHRNSFELLQRAVESIPDRNDVQILIIDNSTYKIDFALLNTRKQSVIKLLYSDLSKGAGHARNVGLNDAIGKWVLFLDADDFYNPGAFQKFDKYKESEYDIIYFAGNSVYSDTLKEANRDERYSKLIYNFLEGKKNAEDILRYWHIPPSSKLIKNKLIQDNSITFEEIPASNDMMFSLKSGHYANKIFADSFPAYCLTLKEGSLTQTTNKKNTRSRYLASIRQYKFMVDIGKPEMRFKLMAMVLKSLKFGIKEFAWYINTAQKENVNIFLGMNRWPKVLYRQIHNSVKKRVERTILS